Part of the Apium graveolens cultivar Ventura unplaced genomic scaffold, ASM990537v1 ctg7096, whole genome shotgun sequence genome is shown below.
AATCCTACTCAATGTGTTCTTATTGGAGTGTTCAAAAAATTTTGGATCGAGGATCTTTTATAGATAAAATGGTAACAattctaaaattaataaaaatctaGATGATTGTGTGCAAAATATGcaaagatttaaaaaaaatattttaatttctaaaaataatagaAGATTTTTACAAATGGGCTTACTAATAACTAGACTAAATTAACCCGAGTAATCACACTCGACCAATAAATTTTGATTATAAAATCCGGTACAAACTTTTTATGTACAAACTTTTTTGGTTATTACATATATTACTGGAATTTAACATCATTTAACAATAAATGAGTAAATTTTGGTTATTACATATATCACTTAAATTTAACATCATTTAACAATAAATGAgtaaaatttttaaaacatttactATATACGTACAACATTTTTATAACATTTCATAATTTATGAAAAAGTTGCAAAAATTTCTACGAAAGTCTCATATTTTCTTATAGCTATGCTCAACAAATACATAACTAGAGTTCAAACTCGTGTGTGTTAAACAATAGTTATGCATGCGTTGAATTCATatcatatataattttaaattggtattattaataaaattaaaataaattaacaatattttataatttttgtacCCAATAGTTTTTGGGTGAACTGATAAAGAAAATTGAAAAGTATATAacattaatttaataaaattttagtAATGACTAAGCACACTTCTATATTAAAGAAATAAACTTttggttttttgaagaaaaataaaatatcatattatgtgCCCTAATTTAATACTGGCGAATGAGAAGGATATCGaagaaataaattatatttatttattaaaatttaagttATTAGTGAATAAATGATGTTTAACCCGGGTTATATAAGTAGAATCAAAAAAACTGTAATCTTGTACTTAAGAATTTTGTATTTGATCTTGAacctatatattcatatattgatatatatataggtgCATGCAAACTGTCTTTATCtacaaaattacaaaaaaataaataaataaaactcatATAAAACTTTGGTTAACACGTATATAAGTTAAATTAAAATACATTTACATAAATTTAcgataattaattttaaatattcataAAAAGTACGTGTAAATTCATATGTAATAAAGTTCTAATATGGTACAAAGACTATAATCTTACTATATGATACGGAGCTTAGTAGTTACATTTGCAAATCAAATCAAACTCATCGAGCTGCAAACAAGTCAAGTTCTTTCTGAACCGAGCCgaggttaattatttttaaaaaaatgaaacgaGATGATCAGAGTGTAACGACCGAAAGAATAGTAATGTTCAATATTGATTAATAAACTTTTTCTTATAATGATATAAACATTATCGATCTACACTTGTTTCTTAaatctatatatatttatttttgacgTCGAGGTTTAAGAATATGTCCAATTTTATTTTACACTGTTTAGAAAATGTTAATTTTAGAAATCGTacattactttttaaaatatagatgtcaaaattttattatgttctAATATTTTACTAAAATCGGGTGTATCTAAATTACAGGTTATTTAATGATGTTCatgaaattatgaaaaaattgaagacaaataaatcatgattacaaTGTTTGATAGTTCTCTTATGAAAAAATTAAGCGTTAAATTTCGAAATATGAACGACATTtccataataattaaattattaataaacgacgagaaaaatatatttataaatatattagtgattagtaataatttatcatttgtaatatatcattataaataatttattataacaGAATTTTAACTGAGTTCGAGCTGATTCCGAGCTAAATTATTACCGAAACCGGACTGAGTTCAAGCGATTTTGATTTTAACGAGCCGAGTACTAGTTTAAAAGAAAAAAGCTCGGCTTCACTCTTTTACTCATCCGAACTCATTTTCATGTTTAAGATCGTTTTGACTAAGGAGACGAGACGAACTGAGTTCACTTAAACGGCCGATCTCCAGTATTGTTCTACTCTGAATAACTGTGATATCAAGTTTTTCTTTTGTTGAGGTGGTTAGTGTGTGTGAGCAAATCTTTACAAATTGACATTTCATTGCATCATCAATATTGTGctaaattcaaaattaaactaTTTAAGTTTACTGACTAAGACTCACGATCCAAAATTTTTACTTTATTTCTTCTCTaaatattattgtatttttatatttataaaagaCTTGTAGTAGTAGACTCGGTTAAAAACCCAATATTTCACCAAATAAAATCTGAAGGaataataatttgaaaaaaatgttcaaaaaatattttagttcaTGTCCAAATTCTAAAGAGAACATATGTTTTCAAGATCGGCATCCTATGTTTTCAGATTTGAACCATGCTTCTATTAGAGATGCTTCGGGTAGGAGAGGGGCAAATGGGAAAATAAGAAATATGTAGTGGCAGACCAAAGAAAGGAGGAGTAAATGAATGGTAATCTCATGGCTGTAGGAGCAGAGGAGCTAGAACAAGCTTACATTAAGGAATAAAAATGGAGGAATAGGTAGGACAAATATATTGATTAGATGTGAATAAAGtgatttgttttaaaaaaaattattagtttGGTTTCTCATTTTTCATGTGTCTCTTATCAAAACAAACTTATTTAAGGtaaatatactatttttaatTTCATAATGCATTTTAACAATTTCAGATTTCCTCATTGTGATAAATTATCTTCTTTCCTAATATTATTGAATACCAAAAAGAAAAAGCATGTCCTCATTGAAGATTAACTcaacatatatattttttcttcatAACTCCCACATAAATCATCAATTCTCAAACTTACAATTATAGAAAAGTTAGGAGATATATCATACTGAATTCTAGAGTTTGTTTAGTATTGATCCGATTGAATATCAAATGTATAATcatcaaaattaataaaacacaAACTAAATAAACATATatcataattttcaaaattaaaataacaaaatttgaattaaaataataaatgttATGAACAAAGACTATCAAAAAAGTCAAATTGACCCATGCTTTTAGAGATGGTGAGAGGGGCAAATTGGAAAATGAGGAATGTGTGAGTGGCATCTCCTGGCTAGAACAATCTTTCATGAGGTAATACATACAACAAGGAATAGAAATTGAGGAATAAGGGTACAAATATATTAAATTTGAATAAAGTAATTTTTTTCACTAAATTTCATTAGTTTGGACTCtcatttttttctaaattttcatTAGTTTGGATTCTCATTTTAATAAGTAAACTAATTAAAGGTAAATGTACTATTTTTCATTTCTTATTACATTTTAATAATTTAGGATTTCCTCATTATTTGAATTATCTTCTTTCTTAATATTAGTGAATACCGAAAGAAAAAGGTATCTTCCTCATTGAAGATTAACTCAACATATATAATTTTTCTTCATCACTCCCACATATATCAGCAATCCTCAAACTTACAATTACAACTACTATTTTAATTAAACTGCTCTCGGGCAGAATCAACTGCTTAAGCACACTCTCCGCGGATCCTCCTTGCCAGCTGAATGTCCTTTGGCATTATTGTCACCCGCTTAGCATGAATTAAACACAAGTTGGCATCATGGAATAGGCCTACCAGGTAGGCCTCCGATGCCTCCTGTAGAGCCAGGACTGCATGGCTCTGGAAACGCAAATCACTCTGCAACAAATTCACTATTGCAAATTAGAAATAAATTTGGCACATGCCATACACAGAGATAAGGTTTCTCTTGGGTAAAGTTATTTGAAAAAATATACTAAAAACTAATTAACCTTAATTCCTTGAGCAATTTCACGTACAAGCCTCTGGAATGGAAGTTTTAATATCAAAAGCTCAGTAGTCTTCTGATACTTACGGATCTCACTACAAGAAATTACTGTATGATTAGCCTTGGGCAACAACCAGGAAATGATGTTTCAATAAATAACATGAATTGATAATATATACCGAAGGGCAACTGTTCCAGGGCGGTATCTATGTGGCTTCCTATAGGCACCAGTTGTTGGAGCACGCATACGAGCAACCTGTGATGGAGAACAAAACACAGAAATGTTAGGAGAATATATCAAGTTAGGAGAAGATAGATCATAATATTCTATTATAGGCATTTAATAAGATGTAACCTTGTGTGTGAGCGGCTTTCGAGGAACCTTTCCTCCAATAGATTTACGAGCAGTTTGCTTGGTACGAGCCatctaaaataaaataagaatggTTTTCAATCAATACCTTTGATGAATACTATATGACATACATATAATTAGATAGATCAGAATTCCTGGGAAGAAATTTAAATTGTACTTCATATAGAGGAAAAAAATAAAGAGAAATGGTCACTTAATAAATTACCTAGCTATAATTCTTCTTCAAAtattttgaggtttattttcTCTTTATCACTTCCTAGTGGATGTATATAAAAGTTTGAAGAACAAATGGGGGGGGAAACTGTTTTTATATGGGGCAGGGGGATTATATTTTGATTTAACAGTTACAAGTTCTAATGATGTGCTTCGTAGTTTCTACATAAATTGACGGCTCTTAAGTGTAGTTTTGTGAGTTCCCCGCCCATCCATCTGACGGTCTATAATCAATCTTAAAGGTAGGTGCGGATCATAAATCCTACTCAACGTGTTCTTATTGGAGTGTTCAAAATATTTGGATCGAGGATCTTTTATAGATAAAATGGtaataattctaaaattaataaaaatctaGATGATTGTGTGCAAAATATGCAAAGATTTAAAAAgaatattttaatttctaaaaataatagcAGATTTTTACAAATGGGCTTACTAATAACTAGACTAAATTCACCCGAGTAATCACGCTCGACCAATAAATTTGATTATAAAATCCCGTACAAACTTTTTTATGTACAAACTTTTTTGGTTATTACATATATTACTAGAATTTAACATCATTTAAGAATAAGTGAgtaaattttgattattacatATATCACTTGAATTTAACATCATTTAACAATAAATGAgtaaaatttttaaaaacatttacTATATACGTACAACATTTTCATAACATTTCATAATTTATGAAAAAGTTGCAAAAATTTCTACGAAAGTCTCATATTTTCTTATAGCTGTGCTCAACAAATACATAACTAGAGTTCAAACTCGTGTGTGTTAAACAATAGTTATGCATGGGTTGAATTCATatcatatataattttaaattggtattattaataaaatcaaaataaattaacaatattttataatttttgtacCCAATATTTTTTGGGTGAACTGATAAAGAAAATTGAAaagtatataatattaatttaacaAAATTTTAGTAATGACTAAGCACACTTCTATATTAAAGAAATAAACTTttggttttttgaagaaaaataaaatattatattatgtGCCCTAATTTAATATTGGCGAATGAGAATGATATCGAAGAAATaaattacatttatttattaaaatttaagttATTAGTGAATAAATGATGTTTAACCCGAGTTATATAAGTAGAATCAAAAAAATTGTAATCTTGTACTTAAGAATTTTGTATTTGATCTAAAACCTACATATtcatatatagatatatatatataggtacaTGCAAACTGTCATTAACtacaaaattacaaaaaaataaataaataaaactcatataaaactttggttaacacatatataacttaaattaaaatacaattacataaatttacgacaattaattttaaatattcataAAAAGTACGTGTAAATTCATATGTAATAAAGTTCTAATATGGTACAAAGACTATAATCTTACTATATGATACGGAACTTAGTAGTTACATTTGCAAATCAAATCAAACTCATCGAGCTGCAAACAAGTCAATTTCTTTATGAATCGAGCCgaggttaattatttttaaaaaaatgaaacgaGATCATCAGAGTTTAACGACCGAAAGAATAGTAATGTTCAATATTGATTAATAAACTTTTTCTTATAGATATAAACATTATCGATCTACACTTGTTtcttaaatttatatatttatttttgacgTCGAGGTTTAAGAATATGTCCAATTTTATTTTACACTATTTAGAAAATGCTAATTTTAAAAATCGTacattactttttaaaatatagatgtcaaaattttattatgttctAATATTTTACTAAAATCGGGTGTATGTAAATTACAGGTTATTTAATGATGTTCatgaaattatgaaaaaattggagacaaataaatcatgattacaaTGTTTGATACTTCTCTTATGAAAAATTAAGCGTTAAATTTTGAAATATGAACGACATTtccataataattaaattattaataaacgacgagaaaatatatttataaatatattattgattagtaataatttatcaatgataatatatcattataaataatttattataacaGAATTTTAACTTAGTTCGAGCTGATTCCGAGCTAAATTATTACCGAAATCGGACTGAGTCCAAGCGATTTCGAGTTTAAATTGTCTATttttggttcatcatctggtCATGCTCCCACTCTTAATACTCATAGGGCTTATGAATGGAATCA
Proteins encoded:
- the LOC141703767 gene encoding histone H3.3-like; translation: MARTKQTARKSIGGKVPRKPLTHKVARMRAPTTGAYRKPHRYRPGTVALREIRKYQKTTELLILKLPFQRLVREIAQGIKSDLRFQSHAVLALQEASEAYLVGLFHDANLCLIHAKRVTIMPKDIQLARRIRGECA